AAAGACTCGGCTTGCCGCAGCGATTCAGGGGTACCGATGTCGAGGAACGGGGCATCAACCGCGCATACTTTGAGCACAGCCCCTTGCGTGAGCAGTTGTGGAAACACGTGTTGTTCGAGGCTCAGCGGCAGCCGGTTGGGGAATAGGCGCAGCAGCGAGCTGCGCAACAAGTAAATGCCGGCATTGATCACTCCCTTCCCGGGCCGTTTTTCCGAGAAACCTCTTAGATCACCGGACGGTCCGATGGCGAGGGTGCCGTAGCGGGAAGCGTCTGCCACCGCGCAGCCAATAACGACGCCGGCTGCCTCGGGGTGTTTCAACTCCGAACTCGCCTGCGCGAGATCAGCAAAGACCAGTGAGTCGCCATTCAACACCAGCCATGTGTCGGGAGCCTCGCCGGCATGCCGAACCGCGTTCAGGAAGCCGCCTCCTGTCCCCAGCGGTCGGTCCTCCGCAACACATCTGATGTTCACCGCAGGCACGGGCCGGCGCCGAAAGTGCGCCTCCACCACATCGGCCAGGTGGCCCGTGGAAAGAATGACTTTCCGAATACCTTGTGTCGCCAGGAAGCGCACGACCCACTCAAGAAAAGGCTTGCCCGCCACCGATGCCATGGGCTTGGGCACACCGGGCAGCAAATGCGCTACCCGGGTTCCGAAGCCGCCCGCCAGCACGACCGCCACCGTCCGGTTCAGCTCCAGACTCATGCCCGCGCTCAGACGTTGGAGTAAAGGCTATTGCGCAGGATGGTGAAGCCCTTGATTAACTCCCGGATGCCGCGGTCGAGGCTCCATTCCGGTTTGAAGCCCGCGCCGGCAATTCGGGCGTTGGAGA
This genomic window from Candidatus Paceibacterota bacterium contains:
- a CDS encoding sugar phosphate nucleotidyltransferase, which codes for MSLELNRTVAVVLAGGFGTRVAHLLPGVPKPMASVAGKPFLEWVVRFLATQGIRKVILSTGHLADVVEAHFRRRPVPAVNIRCVAEDRPLGTGGGFLNAVRHAGEAPDTWLVLNGDSLVFADLAQASSELKHPEAAGVVIGCAVADASRYGTLAIGPSGDLRGFSEKRPGKGVINAGIYLLRSSLLRLFPNRLPLSLEQHVFPQLLTQGAVLKVCAVDAPFLDIGTPESLRQAESFVGRNRARFSD